From one Dyella sp. 2HG41-7 genomic stretch:
- a CDS encoding sulfotransferase, with protein MPAASEIAKPARKFHFISGMPRAGSTLLAAILNQNPRFRAGMTSPLADIMGVVIAEASSKNDFSFDVSDEQRVAMLRGLVENFYEGYGDASLVFDTSRLWCSRMQLLDMLFPQAKVIACVRQLSWVLDSMERLVRKQPVGVSKVFRFDTNTTVYSRIEALTDPRGMVGFAFQATKDAFYGQYAPGHLMLLTYESLVRNPAAAMRAVYQFIGEPWFEHDFDHIAYQADEFDARVGMPGLHTVRPKVEPVERASVLPREIFGRFVNESFWMDPKNNISQVPIV; from the coding sequence ATGCCAGCTGCATCCGAGATCGCGAAGCCCGCTCGAAAATTCCATTTCATTTCGGGTATGCCGCGCGCGGGCAGCACGCTGCTGGCCGCCATCCTCAATCAAAATCCGCGTTTTCGCGCCGGTATGACCAGCCCGCTTGCCGACATCATGGGCGTGGTGATCGCCGAGGCGAGCAGCAAAAACGATTTTTCGTTCGACGTCTCCGACGAGCAACGCGTCGCGATGCTGCGCGGTCTCGTTGAGAACTTCTATGAAGGTTACGGCGACGCGAGCCTCGTCTTCGACACCAGTCGGTTGTGGTGCAGCCGGATGCAGTTGCTCGATATGCTATTTCCGCAAGCGAAAGTCATCGCTTGCGTGCGCCAATTGTCCTGGGTGCTGGACAGCATGGAACGGCTGGTGCGAAAGCAACCGGTCGGCGTAAGCAAGGTATTTCGATTCGACACCAACACCACGGTGTATTCGCGCATCGAGGCGTTGACCGATCCGCGCGGCATGGTGGGTTTTGCTTTCCAGGCGACCAAGGATGCGTTCTACGGCCAATATGCGCCGGGTCACTTGATGCTGCTGACCTACGAAAGCCTGGTGCGCAATCCGGCAGCGGCCATGCGTGCGGTTTATCAATTTATCGGCGAACCCTGGTTCGAACACGATTTCGACCACATCGCTTATCAAGCGGACGAGTTCGACGCCCGCGTCGGCATGCCCGGTTTGCACACGGTGCGCCCTAAGGTCGAGCCGGTCGAACGTGCATCCGTCTTGCCGCGCGAAATATTCGGGCGTTTCGTCAACGAATCGTTCTGGATGGATCCGAAGAACAATATCAGTCAGGTGCCGATTGTCTAG
- a CDS encoding LacI family DNA-binding transcriptional regulator, which yields MTRVTISDVARTVGTSKKTISRVLNNDPNVSASMRERVLSAVASLNYKPLMSARSLAANRSFMIGLLYDNRSPSYIMEVQAGVLEACEAQHYSMMVQPLVSTAPDFVERVEDILSRHQPDGLILTPPITDHPQLLECLHKNGVPFASIAPREPEDSIGVMLREREAAAAMVAHLVSLGHRRIAHILGDPEHGAGIWRLAGYRDGLERAGLKEEPAYMVQGRFSFESGVEAMRQLLALPHRPTAIFAADDDMAVGAIWAAAEAGVSIPRDMSICGFDDTTIATQVWPPLTTIHQPVREMGRRATQELFLRVLNKGEARMVEVDYKMCIRASTAPTPQP from the coding sequence ATGACGCGTGTGACCATCAGCGATGTCGCCCGTACCGTGGGGACGTCGAAAAAAACCATTTCGCGGGTGCTCAACAACGATCCGAACGTGAGCGCGTCCATGCGCGAACGCGTGCTATCCGCGGTCGCTTCGCTCAACTATAAGCCGCTGATGTCGGCGCGCAGTCTGGCGGCGAACCGATCTTTTATGATCGGCCTGCTGTACGACAACCGTTCGCCGAGCTACATCATGGAAGTGCAGGCGGGCGTGCTGGAGGCGTGCGAGGCGCAGCATTACAGCATGATGGTGCAGCCGCTGGTTTCGACGGCGCCGGATTTCGTGGAGCGGGTCGAAGACATTCTGTCGCGACATCAGCCCGACGGACTGATTCTTACGCCGCCGATCACGGATCATCCGCAATTGCTGGAATGCCTGCACAAGAACGGCGTGCCGTTCGCGTCGATTGCGCCGCGCGAACCTGAAGACTCCATCGGAGTGATGTTGCGCGAGCGCGAAGCGGCGGCGGCGATGGTGGCGCATTTGGTATCGCTGGGTCATCGCCGTATCGCACATATCCTCGGCGATCCGGAACATGGCGCCGGCATCTGGCGCTTGGCGGGTTATCGGGATGGCCTCGAACGCGCCGGGCTGAAAGAAGAACCCGCGTACATGGTGCAAGGTCGATTTTCGTTCGAGTCGGGTGTGGAGGCGATGCGTCAATTGCTGGCCTTGCCGCATCGGCCTACCGCCATCTTTGCGGCCGACGACGATATGGCCGTCGGCGCGATCTGGGCCGCCGCGGAAGCGGGCGTGTCGATCCCGCGGGACATGTCCATTTGCGGATTCGACGATACGACGATCGCGACGCAAGTGTGGCCGCCGCTCACCACTATCCACCAGCCTGTGCGCGAAATGGGGCGACGCGCCACGCAGGAGCTGTTTCTGCGCGTGCTCAACAAAGGGGAGGCCAGAATGGTGGAGGTCGACTACAAAATGTGCATCCGCGCATCCACGGCGCCGACACCGCAGCCCTGA
- a CDS encoding sugar-binding domain-containing protein, whose amino-acid sequence MRIVFKPLLMAMVALVSAPLALADAGSESTQVHERAGSITAIAHWQIQSSDKAQQSGAEISKAGFSTDGWYSVSGRATVMAGLLENGTYKDEFYSDNLQAVQVPDASGNLFVNPWWYRTEFTLAETPRGAHTLLRTNGMIASADVWVNGHLVADHANVAGAYPVHDFDVTPWVRAGSNVLALSVHPGDPRRSLSIGWVDWNPTPPDNNMGPWRGVDIVQTGPVALRFPHVTSTLSLPDLSNVALAVKVEAQNLDAVARETTITGVVAGVSLHKTIHLAPNETQTVAFTPRTDAALNLSHPKIWWPIGMGDHPMYSLQMTATVDGATSDKVEARFGIRSVTSQLTKQGYRQFFVNGKPILIRGGGWAPDMFLRDDPKRMEAEFRYVQNLGLNTIRSEGKLENERFYDLADRYGIMILAGWECCDKWESAAKTGGSPWSAEDEQVAKDSMSSEARLLRNHPSVIGFLIGSDNAPPANIAKMYVDTLHAEDWPTPIVAAASDQGTAETGPSGMKMAGPYAWIPPAYWYADKLGGAFGFDSEVSAGADIPRLEDLTRMLSPQELEALWRYPQVRQYHASAAWSPFSRIDDFDTALAARYGAPKNLADYVAKAQLENYDNVRAQFEAFNAHMDAENPSTGVIYWMLNNAWPSLHWHLYDYFMNPAGAYFGAKKANEPVHIQYSYDTRAILLVNQTLTDEHGLQVTIRMRNLDGSVRYEKKLHGIDLEGNHTRQLETLPALGDLSRTYFVELELVSADEKPVSRNVYWLSTQPDTLDWAHSNWYLTPVTHYADLTALQSLPGEKTEVSATIEHEDRGNVVTVTLTLPAWSKSMALFQHVSIRRADGNLALPVLWSDNDVTLWPGESLTLTAHIAEEGNAPPVIEVSGWNVPTQSVPVSVARRKDASQEKTP is encoded by the coding sequence ATGCGAATCGTTTTCAAACCGCTGTTGATGGCGATGGTTGCGCTGGTAAGTGCGCCACTTGCTCTTGCTGATGCTGGTTCCGAGTCCACGCAAGTCCACGAGCGCGCGGGTTCCATTACCGCCATCGCCCATTGGCAAATTCAATCCAGTGACAAAGCGCAGCAAAGCGGCGCGGAGATTTCCAAAGCTGGTTTTTCCACCGATGGATGGTATTCGGTAAGTGGCCGCGCCACGGTGATGGCTGGTCTGCTGGAAAACGGTACGTACAAGGATGAGTTCTACAGCGACAACCTGCAGGCGGTGCAGGTGCCCGACGCCAGCGGCAACTTGTTTGTGAATCCGTGGTGGTATCGCACGGAATTCACACTTGCCGAAACACCCCGCGGTGCGCACACGTTGCTGCGCACCAACGGCATGATCGCGAGCGCCGATGTGTGGGTAAACGGACACCTTGTGGCCGATCACGCAAATGTCGCCGGTGCCTATCCCGTGCATGACTTCGATGTAACGCCATGGGTGCGTGCCGGCTCCAATGTTCTTGCGCTAAGCGTGCATCCGGGCGATCCGAGGAGAAGCCTTTCGATCGGTTGGGTTGACTGGAATCCAACGCCGCCTGACAACAATATGGGTCCATGGCGCGGCGTCGATATCGTGCAAACCGGGCCGGTGGCGCTGCGCTTTCCGCACGTGACATCGACGCTGTCGTTGCCGGATCTCTCAAATGTTGCACTAGCCGTGAAGGTGGAAGCGCAAAACCTCGATGCGGTGGCGCGCGAGACGACCATTACCGGCGTGGTCGCAGGCGTTTCGCTGCACAAGACGATTCACCTCGCTCCCAACGAGACGCAGACCGTTGCGTTTACACCGCGCACTGACGCAGCTCTTAATCTGAGTCATCCGAAAATCTGGTGGCCGATTGGCATGGGCGATCACCCCATGTATTCCTTGCAGATGACCGCCACCGTAGACGGCGCAACGTCCGACAAGGTCGAAGCCAGATTTGGCATACGCAGCGTTACATCGCAACTGACCAAGCAGGGCTATCGCCAGTTTTTCGTCAACGGCAAGCCGATCCTGATTCGCGGCGGTGGTTGGGCGCCGGATATGTTTTTGCGCGACGATCCCAAGCGCATGGAGGCCGAATTTCGCTACGTTCAAAATCTCGGCCTCAACACGATCCGCAGTGAAGGCAAGTTGGAAAACGAGCGCTTCTACGACCTCGCCGACCGCTATGGCATCATGATCTTGGCCGGCTGGGAATGCTGCGATAAATGGGAATCTGCCGCCAAAACGGGAGGCTCGCCATGGAGCGCCGAAGACGAACAAGTTGCGAAAGATTCCATGTCGAGCGAGGCCCGTCTGTTGCGCAATCATCCGTCGGTCATCGGTTTCTTGATCGGCAGCGACAATGCGCCGCCTGCGAATATCGCGAAAATGTACGTCGATACCTTGCATGCGGAAGACTGGCCGACACCAATCGTCGCCGCGGCATCGGATCAAGGTACGGCAGAAACCGGCCCATCCGGCATGAAGATGGCCGGACCTTACGCTTGGATTCCGCCGGCATACTGGTACGCCGACAAACTGGGCGGCGCGTTCGGCTTCGATTCCGAAGTCAGCGCTGGCGCCGATATTCCACGTTTGGAAGATTTGACGCGCATGCTTTCGCCGCAGGAGCTGGAAGCGCTGTGGAGATATCCGCAAGTGCGGCAGTATCACGCTTCTGCCGCCTGGTCGCCGTTTTCGCGTATCGATGACTTCGATACGGCACTGGCCGCGCGCTATGGCGCGCCCAAAAATCTCGCGGATTACGTTGCCAAAGCCCAACTCGAAAACTACGATAACGTGCGTGCACAGTTTGAGGCGTTCAACGCACACATGGATGCGGAGAATCCATCGACGGGCGTGATCTATTGGATGCTCAACAACGCGTGGCCATCGTTGCATTGGCATTTGTACGATTACTTTATGAATCCGGCCGGCGCGTATTTTGGCGCCAAAAAAGCCAACGAGCCGGTGCATATCCAATATTCGTATGACACGCGCGCGATCTTGCTCGTCAATCAGACACTCACCGACGAGCACGGTTTGCAGGTAACCATCCGCATGCGTAACTTGGATGGCAGCGTACGTTACGAGAAAAAACTGCATGGCATCGATCTCGAAGGCAATCACACGCGGCAGCTGGAAACGCTGCCGGCGCTGGGCGATTTGTCGCGGACTTACTTCGTCGAGCTTGAACTTGTTTCCGCCGACGAAAAGCCGGTGAGCCGCAACGTGTACTGGCTTTCCACCCAGCCCGACACGCTCGACTGGGCTCATTCGAACTGGTATCTCACGCCCGTGACGCACTATGCGGATCTGACCGCATTACAGTCGTTGCCGGGCGAGAAAACCGAGGTGAGCGCGACGATTGAGCACGAGGATCGCGGCAATGTGGTGACCGTCACGCTAACGTTGCCCGCATGGTCCAAGTCTATGGCGCTTTTCCAGCACGTCTCCATCAGGCGCGCCGACGGCAATCTCGCGCTGCCTGTCCTATGGAGCGACAATGACGTCACACTCTGGCCAGGCGAATCGCTTACTCTGACGGCGCATATTGCGGAGGAGGGGAACGCGCCGCCGGTCATCGAGGTGAGCGGTTGGAACGTTCCCACCCAAAGCGTGCCGGTGTCCGTCGCGCGCCGGAAGGACGCTTCGCAGGAAAAGACTCCATAA
- a CDS encoding APC family permease, whose protein sequence is MLDSQSTRSTREGDFRRSIGLFSGTAINMTQMCGIGPFITIPIMVATMGGPQAVLGWIAGAILAVADGMVWAELGAAMPGSGGTYVYLREAFQYRTGKLMPFLFIWTVLLTIPLLMSTGIIGMVEYLEFFFPHLGWWQVHLISLVSTGIVTLLLYRRIESIRTMTIALWVIMLLSVIGVSAAGFSDFHSSFAFAYPANVFGGHFFVGLGAGLIIGIYDYLGYFTTAYMGDELRNPGRTMPGSIIISVIAMMIVYLTLNISVLGVVPWQQIAQSQSVASLVVEHSWGHMAASVMTILIIVTAFASVFAGLLGGSRVPFQAAHEKVFLSVFGKLHAKHGFPHVALLTMGVVTAIGTFFDLTEVINMLLAATIIVQSIAQIAALVVLRKRQPTLYRPYKQWLYPVPCAIALLGWIYVYVSASAMSLILSGAWIAVGLAVFAIWAKINRSWPFAPVEIREAYLEND, encoded by the coding sequence ATGCTGGACTCCCAATCCACACGTTCCACCCGCGAAGGCGATTTCCGCCGTTCCATCGGCCTGTTCTCGGGAACGGCGATCAATATGACCCAGATGTGCGGCATCGGGCCGTTCATCACGATTCCGATCATGGTTGCCACCATGGGTGGACCGCAGGCGGTGTTGGGTTGGATTGCCGGCGCCATCCTTGCAGTAGCGGACGGTATGGTCTGGGCGGAGTTGGGCGCCGCGATGCCCGGTTCGGGTGGAACGTATGTTTACTTGCGCGAGGCGTTCCAATATCGCACCGGCAAGTTGATGCCATTTCTATTTATCTGGACGGTGTTATTGACAATACCGTTGCTGATGTCGACCGGCATTATCGGCATGGTCGAATATTTGGAGTTCTTCTTTCCGCATTTGGGCTGGTGGCAGGTGCACCTGATCAGCCTTGTGTCCACCGGCATCGTTACCTTGCTGTTGTACCGACGCATCGAATCGATTCGCACGATGACGATCGCGCTGTGGGTCATTATGTTGCTCTCGGTGATAGGCGTGTCAGCGGCGGGCTTTTCGGATTTTCATTCAAGCTTCGCATTTGCGTATCCGGCCAATGTATTCGGCGGTCACTTCTTCGTGGGGCTTGGCGCGGGGCTGATCATCGGCATCTACGACTACCTCGGTTATTTCACCACGGCGTACATGGGCGACGAATTGCGCAATCCGGGGCGAACCATGCCCGGGTCGATCATCATTTCGGTGATCGCAATGATGATTGTGTATCTCACGCTCAATATCAGCGTGCTTGGCGTCGTGCCGTGGCAACAAATCGCGCAATCGCAATCGGTGGCGTCGCTGGTGGTGGAGCATAGCTGGGGACATATGGCCGCTTCGGTCATGACAATCCTTATCATCGTGACGGCGTTTGCGTCGGTGTTCGCCGGGCTCTTGGGCGGTTCACGGGTACCGTTTCAGGCGGCGCACGAAAAAGTCTTCTTGTCCGTGTTCGGCAAGTTGCATGCGAAACACGGGTTTCCGCATGTGGCCTTGCTGACGATGGGCGTGGTGACGGCGATAGGCACGTTTTTCGATTTGACCGAAGTCATCAATATGCTTCTCGCCGCCACGATTATCGTGCAGTCCATCGCGCAGATCGCTGCATTGGTGGTGCTGCGTAAACGCCAGCCGACGCTCTATCGTCCGTACAAGCAGTGGTTGTATCCGGTGCCGTGCGCGATTGCGCTGTTGGGTTGGATTTATGTCTACGTGTCGGCGTCGGCGATGTCGCTGATTCTGTCTGGCGCGTGGATAGCCGTGGGCCTGGCGGTGTTTGCGATCTGGGCCAAGATCAATCGGTCTTGGCCGTTTGCGCCGGTGGAAATTCGCGAAGCCTATCTTGAGAATGACTGA
- a CDS encoding TonB-dependent receptor has translation MYTLHRKHPLSFAISMSLFAVVATSAMASQPQGAQDASASTTQNTSTPPSPDAKKAEDEAKKKAATLATVNVVGVRASQMRAIELKKDAPNIQDSITAESIGTLPDVTITDALQRVTGVQINRDAGVGTTVDVRGLPEVGTMLNGEAFITADQIDSQQPDFTMLPATLFHSVDVIKSPTASTTDAGISGSLDLHTYRPWDLPSGFTYSYSADGERGRTSNEWGPEANGLISYNANGRWGLLVSADYSDTTRTNSTEGLDQYGVVLNGENAASAGGYNGFLTPWNSAPIPSQIVQNPDGSVDVNGDGKSNGVFMGSQDISLYDVTTERKRKSGNASFQMDLGSGLSLTSDYFYSHQAQLDRNFGIQFNSTNWQGATYVPLQSRNTGSPIAGSYGTPEPGWDGMQLYTTQVYEKWPGDVESFSQIMRKESYAQNFNMQVDFDNGGPFTGSVRGIRDTARQSLVETDINISDSDGGLWPNVLNPGVPANAVPYGTFIYPSQLGGNRVFNANGVPQNTVPIIANFTGRDLTVSMPGTLASQFANPLGWTMKTLESSGDYDRSVGLNALRFDGHYDFGDGIKLDFGVRNAIRSANNVGFTLETPVYAGIGASDPNGCLVRYVGADVVLNSGSCTAGNALGYYRAGVVSALQLPNTPAPLANNWKEYANLLGSGITFWAIDPHAMDDPESYWKSLYPNTTRVGEPGTTWGVGLKETTGYLQADFEGMIGSMPYSGNVGARVINTNLNVTQHLTGAPGAYGDEPADAGTQVTRREYRDVLPALNFALDLTDALKLRLAYSKNMMPLDLSTWGGGLQLNYSLVETPTGPLFRVSEGTSTGNPNLNPWRSTNYGASLEYYINPTSMISIAGFRINVESFIKMGSVINCTLPDEDGVVRDHCITITEPVQGTGNSIQGAEFDYRQGFTFLPGFLSKTGIELNATYAPSNTGERDLSGSKIPFQDNSTQSGNLILWYQSDRFQARVAYNYRSRRAVSEDVGGITGMEMYEAPQKYLDASVSYKINKYAEVFLDGTNLTNEYQRYYLVWPDQPAHSNFSERMFMLGVRGQW, from the coding sequence ATGTACACGCTACATCGCAAGCACCCCTTGTCATTTGCCATATCGATGTCGTTGTTCGCCGTCGTGGCGACATCGGCGATGGCGTCGCAGCCTCAAGGCGCCCAAGACGCGTCAGCCTCCACCACGCAAAACACATCGACGCCGCCGTCGCCCGATGCCAAGAAGGCGGAAGACGAGGCCAAGAAAAAAGCGGCGACGCTGGCGACTGTCAACGTCGTCGGCGTGCGCGCGTCGCAGATGCGCGCGATCGAATTGAAGAAGGATGCCCCGAATATTCAGGACAGCATCACCGCCGAAAGCATCGGCACGCTGCCCGATGTCACGATCACCGACGCGCTGCAGCGCGTAACCGGCGTGCAGATCAATCGCGATGCGGGCGTGGGTACGACGGTGGATGTGCGCGGCTTGCCTGAAGTCGGCACCATGCTCAATGGCGAGGCGTTTATCACCGCGGATCAAATCGATTCGCAACAGCCTGATTTCACCATGTTGCCGGCGACGCTGTTTCATAGCGTGGACGTCATCAAGTCGCCCACCGCCAGCACTACCGACGCCGGCATCAGCGGCTCGCTCGATTTGCATACGTATCGTCCCTGGGATTTGCCGAGCGGATTCACGTACAGCTATTCCGCCGACGGTGAGCGCGGGCGCACCAGCAATGAATGGGGGCCAGAGGCGAACGGTCTTATTTCGTACAACGCGAATGGTCGCTGGGGATTGCTGGTTTCCGCCGATTACTCCGATACCACGCGAACGAATTCGACCGAAGGGCTCGATCAATACGGCGTGGTTTTGAACGGCGAGAATGCGGCCAGCGCGGGCGGTTACAACGGCTTCCTGACACCATGGAACAGCGCGCCGATTCCGTCGCAGATTGTGCAGAACCCTGACGGCAGCGTCGATGTCAACGGTGACGGAAAATCCAACGGCGTGTTTATGGGAAGCCAGGACATCAGCCTGTACGACGTCACCACCGAACGTAAGCGCAAATCCGGTAATGCTTCGTTCCAGATGGATCTTGGCAGCGGGCTCAGCCTCACCAGCGATTACTTCTACTCGCACCAAGCGCAACTCGATCGCAACTTCGGCATCCAGTTCAACTCCACCAACTGGCAGGGCGCAACCTACGTGCCGCTGCAATCGCGCAACACGGGCAGTCCCATTGCCGGTTCGTACGGCACGCCGGAGCCGGGTTGGGACGGCATGCAGTTGTATACGACGCAGGTTTACGAAAAGTGGCCGGGCGACGTGGAATCGTTTTCGCAAATCATGCGAAAAGAATCGTATGCACAGAACTTCAATATGCAGGTGGACTTCGACAACGGCGGGCCATTCACTGGCAGCGTGCGCGGCATTCGCGATACGGCGCGTCAATCGCTGGTCGAAACCGATATCAATATTTCCGACTCGGACGGCGGTTTGTGGCCGAATGTGCTGAACCCTGGGGTGCCGGCCAACGCAGTACCTTACGGCACCTTTATCTATCCCAGCCAACTCGGCGGAAATCGCGTGTTCAATGCGAACGGCGTTCCGCAGAATACCGTTCCGATCATCGCGAATTTCACCGGTCGCGATCTCACGGTAAGCATGCCAGGAACGCTCGCCAGCCAATTCGCCAATCCTTTGGGTTGGACGATGAAGACGCTGGAATCCTCCGGCGATTACGATCGCTCGGTCGGTCTCAACGCGCTTCGCTTCGATGGGCATTACGATTTCGGCGACGGTATCAAGCTCGACTTCGGCGTGCGCAATGCGATTCGCAGCGCGAACAACGTCGGATTCACGTTGGAGACGCCAGTTTACGCCGGGATCGGTGCCAGCGATCCGAACGGTTGCCTGGTGCGATACGTGGGCGCCGACGTGGTGCTCAACAGCGGGTCTTGCACCGCCGGCAATGCATTGGGCTACTACCGCGCGGGCGTGGTATCCGCGTTGCAACTGCCGAACACGCCGGCGCCGCTCGCCAATAACTGGAAGGAATACGCCAACCTGCTTGGATCTGGCATCACCTTCTGGGCGATCGATCCGCACGCCATGGACGACCCAGAGTCGTATTGGAAATCCCTCTATCCCAACACCACGCGCGTGGGCGAGCCAGGCACGACCTGGGGCGTGGGTCTGAAAGAAACGACCGGCTATCTGCAAGCGGATTTCGAAGGGATGATCGGTAGCATGCCGTACAGCGGCAACGTCGGCGCGCGCGTCATAAACACCAATCTAAACGTGACGCAGCATTTGACCGGCGCGCCAGGCGCTTATGGCGACGAACCAGCCGATGCCGGCACGCAGGTGACGCGTCGCGAATATCGCGATGTATTGCCGGCCCTCAATTTCGCGTTGGATCTCACCGATGCATTGAAACTGCGTCTGGCGTATTCGAAGAACATGATGCCGCTCGATCTCAGCACATGGGGCGGCGGCTTGCAGTTGAACTACTCGCTGGTGGAAACGCCGACAGGCCCGCTGTTCCGCGTGTCGGAGGGTACGTCGACGGGTAATCCGAACCTCAATCCGTGGCGTTCCACGAATTACGGCGCGTCGCTGGAGTACTACATCAATCCCACCAGCATGATCAGCATCGCGGGATTCCGCATCAACGTCGAAAGCTTTATCAAAATGGGTAGTGTCATCAATTGCACGCTGCCGGATGAGGATGGCGTGGTTCGCGATCACTGCATCACCATCACCGAGCCGGTGCAGGGCACGGGCAACAGCATTCAGGGCGCGGAGTTCGATTATCGTCAGGGATTCACGTTCTTGCCCGGATTCCTGTCCAAGACGGGTATCGAGCTCAACGCGACATATGCGCCAAGCAATACGGGTGAAAGGGATCTGTCGGGAAGCAAGATTCCCTTCCAGGACAATTCGACGCAATCCGGAAACCTTATCTTGTGGTACCAAAGCGATCGCTTCCAGGCGCGCGTGGCGTACAACTATCGTTCCCGTCGAGCTGTGTCAGAAGATGTCGGCGGCATCACCGGCATGGAGATGTACGAGGCGCCGCAGAAGTATCTCGATGCGTCCGTGTCGTACAAGATCAATAAATACGCCGAGGTCTTCCTGGATGGCACCAATCTCACCAATGAATATCAGCGGTATTACCTTGTGTGGCCCGATCAGCCCGCGCACTCGAATTTTTCGGAGCGCATGTTTATGTTAGGCGTGCGTGGGCAGTGGTGA
- a CDS encoding glucokinase has translation MNAVIDPLDRPASVPTMPFLAADVGGTYARVALMRNSRGEGREVEVLAYRKFACAEFGGLAELLQTFVDVDARTTVRHCVIACAGQVMGDEVVNDNSAWPIHLSQVRHAMALDDIAVLNDFEALGYSFDHHDHGDARLLCGPDVQVDGATLVIGPGTGLGAAVYLPGSAGGYVLATEAGQMDFAPNSIREREVLAHLAPKGGYVAYERIVSGPGLLTLYSTLCALQRATPTLLTPEAVTAAAASRSDAQAVEAVEIFCATLGSFAGSLAMTFMTSGGVYLAGGFLHSLFALLECSAFEERFLHGRSARAFLTQVPVWVTEHGRKGVLGAAKWYLRRGLHGDAEAASRQ, from the coding sequence GTGAACGCAGTCATCGACCCTCTGGATCGACCAGCGAGTGTTCCGACGATGCCGTTTCTGGCGGCGGATGTCGGCGGTACCTATGCGCGCGTCGCCTTGATGCGGAACTCGCGGGGCGAGGGCCGCGAGGTCGAAGTTTTGGCCTATCGCAAGTTTGCGTGCGCCGAATTCGGTGGACTGGCCGAACTGTTGCAGACCTTCGTCGACGTCGATGCTCGGACGACGGTTCGTCACTGCGTGATCGCCTGCGCTGGTCAGGTCATGGGCGACGAGGTGGTGAACGACAACTCCGCGTGGCCCATCCACTTGTCGCAAGTTCGCCACGCGATGGCGCTGGACGATATCGCCGTTCTCAACGATTTCGAGGCGCTGGGATACAGCTTCGACCATCACGATCACGGCGACGCGCGTCTTCTTTGCGGACCGGACGTGCAAGTCGATGGCGCGACCTTGGTGATTGGACCAGGAACCGGACTCGGCGCGGCCGTTTATTTGCCGGGTTCTGCGGGTGGCTATGTGCTGGCGACCGAAGCCGGTCAAATGGATTTCGCGCCGAATTCGATTCGCGAACGCGAGGTGCTCGCGCATCTGGCGCCGAAAGGTGGCTACGTGGCGTACGAGCGCATCGTGTCTGGCCCTGGATTGCTGACGTTGTATTCGACGCTGTGCGCATTGCAACGCGCCACGCCAACGCTTTTAACACCCGAGGCCGTCACGGCTGCCGCTGCGTCACGTAGCGACGCGCAAGCCGTGGAAGCGGTGGAAATCTTTTGCGCAACGCTGGGAAGTTTTGCCGGCAGCCTCGCCATGACCTTTATGACATCGGGCGGCGTGTATCTGGCCGGTGGCTTTCTGCATTCGTTGTTCGCTTTGCTTGAATGCAGCGCATTCGAAGAACGATTTCTGCACGGGCGCAGCGCGCGCGCATTTCTCACGCAGGTTCCAGTGTGGGTGACGGAGCACGGCCGCAAAGGCGTATTGGGCGCAGCCAAGTGGTATCTGAGGCGCGGTCTGCATGGGGATGCGGAAGCGGCGAGTAGGCAATAA